The genomic window ACTTTCCGCATATAATTTAGTAATCGGAAGTTTGAAGGCGGGTGAAAAATATGCATGAGAGAAACTTTTTTACCTTTACGGAATACATGAAAAAAGAAGACCAGCTTCTCAGCGCCGCCATGGAAGACTATGTGGAGATGATATACAGGCTGTCCAGAGAAACGGGCTTTATCAGGATAAACGAGCTTGCATCGGCCCTGAACATAAAGCCCCCTTCAGCCACAAAAATGGTACAAAAGCTAGCTGAACTTAAGCTCTTAAACTACGAAAAATACAATATTATAACCCTGGAA from Biomaibacter acetigenes includes these protein-coding regions:
- the mntR gene encoding transcriptional regulator MntR, with the protein product MHERNFFTFTEYMKKEDQLLSAAMEDYVEMIYRLSRETGFIRINELASALNIKPPSATKMVQKLAELKLLNYEKYNIITLEPKGARLGRALLKRHTTLEEFLKLLGVPRTILLDEVEKIEHTISPGTVKKIEYLVKYLKNHQEILEDIFKK